The Coffea arabica cultivar ET-39 chromosome 1e, Coffea Arabica ET-39 HiFi, whole genome shotgun sequence genome has a window encoding:
- the LOC113700067 gene encoding uncharacterized protein: protein MGRQGTKKMNVTKDKGKQVEELHDNNPVKPVRPPSDFIAYRIDFARKQKTKGNALTMKELNIASRNAWNKLSDEEKLVWKNEADMKKYKELMKIYKESIADTGKSIKSDETKQAYRFRCTPAKFLKLVGRIDGAKIAAIKEIGFGGLLEIQCHILPSIICMWLVNNFNPTHSYIQLEGGRVLPVTSEDIAKPLGIPGEGPVPVKDTRDDGIDSEPHYPRKKKYNWHDIEDELISMEVGDEFKRLFVIFACKCLLAPTTRVEIKANLWESLQSTSEIAKFNWAEFVRVDLCKKLLNMQSNAHKNVGGCILFLLDLPCSKSMD, encoded by the exons ATGGGACGTCAGGGAACCAAGAAGATGAATGTTACAAAAGATAAAGGCAAGCAGGTTGAGGAACTTCATGACAATAATCCAGTAAAACCCGTGAGGCCACCAAGTGATTTCATTGCGTACAG GATTGACTTCGCACGCAAGCAAAAAACAAAGGGAAATGCATTAACAATGAAGGAGCTAAACATAGCCTCTAGAAATGCATGGAACAAACTGAGTGATGAGGAGAAGCTTGTATGGAAGAATGAAGCAGATATGAAGAAATATAAGGAGCTGATGAAAATCTACAAGGAGTCTATAGCAGACACGGGAAAAAGCATAAAAAGTGATGAAACGAAACAA GCATACAGGTTTAGGTGCACACCAGCTAAATTTTTAAAGCTTGTGGGGCGTATTGATGGGGCAAAAATAGCTGCAATAAAAGAAATAGGTTTTGGTGGATTATTGGAGATCCAATGCCACATCCTTCCAAGTATTATATGCATGTGGTTGGTGAATAATTTCAATCCAACTCACTCATATATACAACTTGAAGGTGGACGTGTACTGCCTGTAACATCAGAGGATATAGCAAAGCCTCTTGGAATTCCAGGTGAAGGGCCAGTGCCGGTTAAAGATACTAGAGATGATGGAATTGATAGCGAACCACATTATCCTAGGAAGAAGAAGTATAATTGGCATGATATAGAAGATGAGCTAATATCCATGGAGGTTGGGGATGAATTCAAgagattatttgttatttttgcaTGTAAGTGCTTGCTTGCTCCAACAACACGAGTTGAAATTAAAGCCAATTTATGGGAGAGTTTACAATCAACTTCAGAAATAGCAAAATTTAATTGGGCTGAGTTCGTGAGAGTTGATTTATGCAAAAAATTGTTGAATATGCAAAGCAATGCCCACAAAAATGTTGGAGGTTGCATCCTATTTTTACTG GATCTGCCCTGTAGCAAAAGCATGGACTGA